A single genomic interval of Psychroserpens sp. NJDZ02 harbors:
- a CDS encoding PAS domain S-box protein — MKTILIVDDIFENLYLLRVVLDKAGYKVIEAKDGKVALDQLENTTVDLIVSDILMPVMDGYMLCQACKKDERFKDIPFVFYTSTYTEKTDEDFALKLGAAHFLRKPTDPDVILELIQKLLDVDHKVTIPENKEQFTDQEVLKLYSKRLISKLEQKNSDLEKEVFERKTIEQKLVDENIILDLIANNTPIKKVFNHIIDNFQSHNQGLMVAISLLDQNGTHLNLISAPKLPKGYGLAIKKLEIGKQVGSCGTAAFTKKPIIVSDISTDKLWVDYKDLALSHNLKSCWSIPILSEKKTVFGTFAIYSNAIKSPSLENIRELHSAVNLAKIAIVKSNILEEIKKKEESYRALVNQASDAILTYTFDGQIHDFNRATHTILGYTSKEFSKLKLQDIIVGNIIETPEIYNQIIKGIAVIFERQLICKNKSLIDVEISAKKQKDGRILSIGRDITERKKDEIKLLESEYNLRQSQIVANIGSFTMDLITRTWECTEALNNVFGIDASFSRTMKNWGRIIHSEDRSQMLSYLEYCIQNNRKIDREYRVVKEDTKAVIWVHSIGEFLFDGNTNPVKIIGTTQDITERKQSVIKLQESEFNLRQSQIVARIGTYTIDLLLNSWESSDILDEIFEIEKTYVRDLDGWRAIIHQDQREKVIAYYKDCIVNKKKLDIEYKAITIASKKEIWVHAIGELVLDADGDVIKVIGTSQDITERKKAEVKIQESEFNLRQSQIVGNIGSYAIDLASMTWTGSIVLYSVFGIDQTYDKTMDGWGERIHPEDRDELRSYLENCISNNLKFDKEYRILKFDTKKEVWVHGIGELILDKEDNPIKLIGTIQDITNRKQSELKLQESEYNLRQSQKVGNIGSYTIDLNTKTWECSSVLDNILGIDASFVKNIENWNTIIHPDERKEIEKYFKDCIINQEKFNKEYRIIKVDTKEIIWVYEIGELILDKEGNPSKVIGTSQDITDRKIAEIKLQESEYDLRQSQIVGNIGSYNVDLQAMTWEGSAVLDTILGIDKSYLKTVNSWNDRIHPEEREEMLNYFHDCILNKSKFNKEYRVVKLNTKAEIWVLGIGELIFDNEGRAIKLIGTIQDITLRKHSEIKLQESERSLKVAQKIAKTGSFNLDIKKLTGETSDTFKDIIGVEYDAIIDFNLWKSIVHPEDKILIKDGVVKSQMFKQKFDEQYRIITKDKKELKWIHGLGEIVYANSKATNFIGTIQDITERKKAEIELKLINEFTDNLVMSLQEGLLLLDVTSKIIKVNESLCNMLGYLEQELLGMTLPYPFVKPEDLNKINDIEQMLTKGEAPSFQLEFIRKNGVKFIASFLSGNIKNDSGEIVAVFATVKDISEDEKLKETLKDIAIKSTEKKDVILKLANLVGQDLDTSLDEITKLAAKTLNIKRVGVWSFNNAKNQLTCEKLYTLEDSKYSSGAVFKYEDNPAYFKALDLNQTILISDAQNNKITKQSLKSYLGPNNITSLMDVFINSATGYYGVICFENVGLPLKQWAAEDQEFATSIASIVSLILESTERKIAETELRSEKEFSEKLVTSLREGLSVVNLEGVHIKVNPALCEMTGFTEEELVGIKAPFPYWPPEEYDNIYKAFDNPLQSLGVVKHAILMRKNGDRFPCTLSDSVIRNSEGKVMAYFTTINDITIRVKAENILKENIIKSDQRKNTIIELANLIGEDFELSLKKITATAATALNVDLVTIWEYKKEKTELLSKQFYNAISQEYETEGLTIRKNDFPKYFEVFEDRNSINIADVVNNPITKAFSETFFIPFNISSRIDVVIYGRYNNYGIISFESTTPKRVFTNDDESFATSIASIVSLMVESKERTLAENKIAQTNTQLLEANKELSKLRNQLEQENVYLRNELDLVFNYEEMVYGSVEFSNVLNEIEKVAPTKATVLLLGESGTGKELLARALHKTSPRSNKPLIKVNCSAIPRELIESELFGHKKGSFTGAFSDKVGKFELADGGTLFLDEIGELPLDMQPKILRFLQEGEIEVVGGSVSKKIDARIIAATNRNLLEEIEKKQFREDLYFRLNVFPIEVPPLRKRKDDIPLLVEHFVDKFNKAYDKTIKYIPDDAMSQLKAYNWPGNIRELENLIERASILSTSETLNIPGFESSNQITKQRINVVDLSLDSVLRNHILQVLEECQWKISGPKSASDILGLKPSTLRDKMSKLEIKKPKKK, encoded by the coding sequence ATGAAGACGATATTAATAGTAGATGATATATTTGAGAATCTTTACTTACTGCGCGTAGTTTTAGATAAAGCAGGGTATAAAGTTATTGAAGCTAAAGACGGTAAAGTTGCATTAGACCAATTAGAAAACACTACAGTGGATTTAATTGTATCTGATATTTTAATGCCCGTAATGGATGGTTACATGTTGTGCCAGGCTTGTAAAAAAGACGAGCGATTTAAAGATATTCCATTTGTCTTTTATACGTCCACATATACGGAGAAAACAGATGAAGATTTTGCTTTAAAATTAGGAGCTGCTCACTTTTTAAGAAAACCCACAGACCCTGATGTCATTTTAGAGTTAATTCAAAAGTTATTGGATGTCGATCATAAGGTGACCATACCTGAAAATAAAGAACAATTTACGGATCAAGAAGTTTTAAAACTTTATAGTAAACGATTGATTAGTAAATTAGAACAGAAAAATTCAGACTTAGAGAAAGAGGTTTTTGAACGTAAAACGATAGAGCAAAAACTGGTTGACGAAAATATAATTTTAGATTTAATAGCAAACAACACTCCCATAAAAAAGGTGTTTAATCACATTATCGATAATTTCCAGTCTCATAACCAGGGTTTAATGGTGGCTATTAGTTTATTAGATCAAAATGGGACTCATTTAAACCTTATTTCGGCGCCAAAACTCCCAAAAGGATACGGGTTAGCTATTAAAAAATTAGAAATAGGAAAACAGGTCGGGTCTTGTGGTACTGCAGCATTTACTAAAAAACCAATAATTGTATCAGATATAAGTACAGATAAATTGTGGGTAGATTATAAAGATTTGGCTTTAAGTCATAATTTAAAATCATGTTGGTCAATACCTATTCTTTCTGAGAAAAAAACTGTTTTTGGGACGTTCGCTATTTATAGTAATGCTATTAAATCACCGTCTTTAGAAAATATTAGAGAGTTACACTCTGCAGTCAATTTAGCAAAAATTGCAATTGTAAAGTCTAATATCTTAGAGGAGATTAAGAAAAAAGAAGAGTCCTATAGGGCTTTAGTTAATCAAGCCAGTGATGCAATTTTAACGTACACCTTTGATGGTCAAATACATGATTTTAATAGAGCAACTCACACAATATTAGGATATACTAGTAAAGAGTTTTCAAAATTAAAACTGCAAGATATTATTGTTGGTAATATTATTGAAACTCCAGAAATTTATAATCAAATTATTAAAGGAATAGCTGTTATTTTTGAAAGACAGTTAATTTGTAAAAATAAGTCTCTTATAGATGTAGAGATTTCTGCAAAAAAACAAAAAGATGGCAGAATATTATCTATTGGACGCGATATAACAGAGCGTAAGAAAGATGAAATAAAACTTTTAGAAAGCGAATATAATCTAAGACAATCACAAATAGTCGCTAATATTGGTTCTTTTACAATGGATCTTATTACAAGGACATGGGAGTGCACAGAGGCGTTAAATAATGTTTTTGGTATTGATGCCTCATTTTCCAGAACAATGAAGAATTGGGGAAGGATTATTCACTCTGAAGATAGAAGTCAAATGCTGAGTTATTTAGAATATTGTATTCAAAATAACAGGAAAATTGATCGAGAATATAGAGTTGTAAAGGAGGATACTAAAGCTGTTATTTGGGTCCATAGTATCGGAGAATTTCTTTTTGATGGTAACACAAATCCTGTAAAAATTATTGGAACAACTCAAGATATTACAGAGCGCAAACAATCTGTAATAAAATTGCAAGAAAGTGAATTCAATTTAAGACAATCACAAATCGTTGCACGTATTGGGACTTATACTATAGATTTGCTGTTAAATTCATGGGAAAGTTCTGATATACTAGATGAGATTTTTGAAATTGAAAAAACGTACGTAAGGGATCTTGATGGGTGGCGTGCTATTATTCATCAAGATCAAAGAGAAAAAGTGATAGCGTATTATAAAGATTGTATTGTAAATAAGAAAAAATTAGATATTGAATATAAAGCAATAACAATAGCTAGTAAAAAAGAAATTTGGGTACATGCGATTGGAGAATTAGTACTTGATGCTGATGGAGATGTAATCAAAGTAATTGGGACTTCTCAAGATATTACAGAGCGTAAGAAAGCTGAGGTGAAAATTCAAGAAAGTGAATTTAATTTAAGACAATCCCAAATAGTAGGTAATATAGGATCTTATGCTATAGACTTAGCTTCTATGACTTGGACAGGTTCTATAGTGTTGTATAGTGTTTTTGGTATCGACCAAACGTATGATAAAACAATGGATGGTTGGGGAGAGCGCATCCATCCTGAGGATAGAGATGAATTACGTAGTTATTTAGAAAATTGTATCTCAAATAATTTAAAATTTGATAAAGAATATCGCATTTTAAAGTTTGATACAAAAAAAGAAGTTTGGGTACACGGTATAGGAGAATTAATTTTAGATAAGGAGGATAATCCTATAAAATTAATTGGTACCATACAAGATATTACTAATCGTAAACAATCAGAGTTAAAATTACAAGAAAGTGAGTATAATTTAAGGCAGTCTCAAAAAGTTGGTAATATTGGATCGTATACGATTGATCTTAATACCAAGACTTGGGAATGTTCTTCTGTCTTAGATAATATTTTAGGTATAGATGCATCATTTGTAAAAAATATCGAAAATTGGAATACTATTATTCATCCTGACGAAAGAAAAGAAATAGAAAAATATTTTAAGGATTGTATTATAAATCAAGAGAAGTTTAATAAAGAGTATCGCATCATAAAAGTAGACACTAAGGAAATTATTTGGGTGTATGAAATTGGTGAATTAATTTTAGATAAAGAAGGCAATCCTTCAAAGGTTATTGGTACAAGTCAAGATATTACGGATCGTAAAATAGCAGAAATAAAATTACAAGAGAGTGAATATGACTTAAGACAATCTCAAATCGTTGGTAATATAGGGTCTTATAATGTAGATCTACAAGCAATGACTTGGGAAGGGTCGGCGGTATTAGATACTATTTTAGGAATAGACAAATCCTATTTGAAAACAGTAAATAGTTGGAATGATCGTATCCATCCAGAGGAGCGGGAAGAAATGTTAAATTATTTTCACGATTGTATATTAAATAAATCAAAATTTAATAAAGAATATAGGGTTGTTAAATTAAATACCAAAGCAGAAATTTGGGTACTTGGTATAGGCGAATTGATATTTGACAACGAAGGGAGGGCAATAAAACTGATAGGTACAATTCAGGATATTACGCTTCGTAAACATTCGGAAATAAAACTTCAAGAAAGTGAAAGATCGTTAAAAGTAGCTCAAAAAATAGCAAAAACAGGAAGTTTTAATTTAGATATAAAAAAATTAACTGGGGAGACTTCTGATACTTTTAAAGATATTATAGGTGTAGAATATGATGCGATTATAGATTTTAATCTTTGGAAATCAATAGTACATCCAGAAGATAAGATTCTTATTAAGGATGGTGTTGTAAAAAGCCAAATGTTCAAACAAAAGTTTGATGAACAATATCGTATTATAACTAAAGATAAAAAGGAGTTAAAATGGATTCATGGTTTAGGAGAAATCGTGTATGCTAATAGTAAAGCGACTAATTTTATAGGTACTATTCAAGATATTACGGAGCGTAAAAAAGCAGAAATAGAATTAAAATTAATCAACGAGTTTACGGACAACTTGGTAATGTCCTTGCAAGAAGGATTGCTGTTACTAGATGTAACAAGTAAAATTATAAAAGTAAATGAATCGCTATGTAATATGTTGGGGTATTTGGAGCAAGAGTTATTAGGGATGACCTTACCCTATCCGTTTGTTAAGCCTGAAGATTTGAATAAAATTAATGACATTGAACAAATGTTAACTAAAGGTGAGGCACCCTCATTTCAGTTAGAGTTTATAAGAAAAAATGGAGTAAAATTTATTGCTTCATTTTTATCAGGTAATATAAAAAACGACTCAGGAGAGATTGTAGCTGTATTTGCAACAGTTAAGGATATTTCCGAAGATGAAAAATTGAAGGAGACGTTAAAAGACATCGCAATAAAATCTACAGAAAAGAAGGACGTTATATTAAAACTTGCTAATTTAGTGGGGCAAGACTTAGACACATCATTAGATGAGATAACAAAACTAGCTGCAAAAACGTTAAATATAAAAAGAGTTGGTGTATGGAGTTTTAACAACGCTAAGAATCAGTTAACCTGCGAGAAATTATATACATTAGAAGATAGTAAATATAGTTCTGGAGCTGTTTTTAAGTATGAAGATAATCCGGCATATTTTAAAGCGTTAGATCTAAATCAAACCATACTAATTTCTGATGCTCAAAATAATAAGATAACAAAACAGTCTTTAAAGAGTTATTTAGGGCCTAATAATATCACTTCTCTTATGGATGTGTTTATTAATAGTGCTACAGGATACTATGGTGTTATTTGTTTTGAAAATGTAGGCTTACCCTTAAAACAATGGGCGGCAGAAGATCAAGAATTTGCTACTTCAATAGCAAGTATTGTGTCTCTAATATTAGAAAGCACGGAGCGAAAAATTGCAGAAACAGAATTAAGATCCGAAAAAGAATTTTCTGAAAAATTAGTGACATCATTAAGAGAGGGGTTGTCTGTAGTTAATTTGGAAGGTGTTCATATAAAAGTTAATCCAGCGTTATGCGAAATGACGGGATTTACTGAAGAGGAATTGGTTGGTATAAAAGCACCTTTTCCGTATTGGCCACCAGAAGAGTATGATAATATTTATAAAGCATTTGATAACCCATTGCAAAGTTTAGGAGTGGTTAAACATGCTATTTTGATGCGTAAAAATGGAGATCGATTTCCATGCACGTTATCAGATTCTGTGATTAGAAACAGTGAAGGTAAAGTCATGGCTTATTTTACAACCATTAATGATATCACAATACGTGTAAAAGCAGAAAATATTTTAAAAGAAAATATTATAAAATCAGACCAAAGAAAAAATACTATAATAGAATTGGCTAATCTAATTGGTGAAGATTTTGAGTTGTCATTAAAAAAGATAACAGCAACAGCAGCAACAGCATTAAATGTCGATTTAGTTACAATCTGGGAGTATAAAAAAGAGAAAACGGAATTGTTGAGCAAACAGTTTTATAATGCGATTAGTCAAGAATATGAAACTGAAGGATTAACTATTAGAAAAAATGATTTTCCGAAGTATTTTGAAGTCTTTGAGGATCGAAATAGCATAAACATTGCGGATGTTGTCAATAATCCGATAACTAAAGCATTTTCGGAAACCTTCTTTATCCCATTTAATATTTCTTCACGTATTGACGTTGTAATTTATGGTCGATATAATAATTATGGTATCATTAGTTTTGAAAGTACCACTCCTAAACGTGTGTTTACTAATGATGACGAAAGTTTTGCAACTTCTATAGCTAGTATTGTATCATTAATGGTAGAGAGTAAAGAGCGGACTTTAGCAGAAAATAAAATAGCCCAAACTAATACGCAGCTTTTGGAGGCTAATAAAGAGCTAAGTAAATTAAGAAATCAATTAGAACAAGAAAACGTATACTTAAGAAATGAATTAGATTTAGTGTTTAACTATGAAGAAATGGTCTATGGAAGTGTAGAGTTTAGTAATGTTTTAAACGAAATTGAAAAAGTAGCGCCTACAAAAGCAACCGTTTTATTATTAGGAGAGTCAGGGACCGGAAAAGAGTTATTGGCTAGAGCATTACACAAAACAAGTCCTAGAAGTAATAAACCATTAATTAAAGTCAATTGTTCTGCAATACCAAGAGAGTTAATTGAAAGTGAATTGTTTGGCCATAAAAAAGGATCGTTTACCGGAGCGTTTAGTGATAAAGTCGGTAAGTTTGAATTAGCAGATGGGGGAACGTTATTTTTAGATGAAATAGGAGAATTGCCTTTAGATATGCAGCCTAAAATTTTAAGATTTTTACAAGAAGGAGAGATTGAAGTCGTTGGTGGCTCGGTTTCCAAAAAGATAGACGCAAGAATCATAGCAGCGACTAACAGGAATCTTTTGGAAGAAATTGAAAAGAAACAATTTAGAGAAGATTTATATTTTAGACTTAATGTCTTTCCAATTGAAGTGCCTCCTTTAAGAAAAAGAAAGGATGACATCCCACTACTTGTAGAACATTTTGTGGATAAATTTAATAAAGCCTACGATAAAACGATTAAGTATATACCTGATGACGCTATGAGTCAGTTAAAAGCCTATAATTGGCCAGGGAATATTAGAGAACTGGAAAACTTAATAGAACGGGCATCCATATTATCTACAAGTGAGACTTTGAACATTCCAGGTTTTGAATCTTCTAATCAAATTACTAAACAACGTATTAATGTGGTCGACTTGTCTTTAGATTCTGTTTTACGTAATCATATACTTCAAGTTCTGGAAGAGTGTCAATGGAAAATTAGCGGGCCAAAAAGTGCTTCTGATATTTTAGGACTAAAACCTAGTACTTTACGTGATAAAATGAGCAAATTAGAGATAAAAAAGCCAAAGAAAAAGTAA
- a CDS encoding PAS domain-containing protein, which produces MEAIKYYLSHDLNHDVLSLIKDNSLITITDSLGRVEYANDNYCNTIERRVNRVSGEAHELLKSHLHTGAVYKDLWRTLKMGHRWTGVLTETLESKKTIWLEATIIPIECDIDRQTKFLGLYKDVTNLYEDNNALLQAKTEALDFIESLPFNVFSITKHGKILNANKDFCDVKKADLIDTYLYDHIEMSIFEFFKKNIDAAFRNKVPNRFETSKYNSKGKNIFYSVIVAPVFNELGGVFSGTVTIQEVFKTITFDENEEE; this is translated from the coding sequence ATGGAAGCGATTAAATACTACTTATCACACGACTTAAACCATGATGTTTTATCTTTAATTAAAGATAATTCATTAATTACTATTACAGATTCATTAGGGAGGGTCGAGTATGCAAACGACAATTACTGCAATACAATAGAGCGGAGAGTAAACAGAGTTAGCGGGGAAGCTCATGAATTATTAAAATCACATTTGCATACCGGTGCAGTGTATAAGGATTTATGGAGAACCTTAAAAATGGGTCATAGATGGACAGGCGTTTTAACAGAAACACTTGAAAGTAAAAAGACGATTTGGCTAGAGGCTACTATAATACCTATAGAATGTGATATTGATAGGCAAACAAAATTTCTGGGTTTGTATAAGGATGTCACTAATCTTTACGAAGACAATAATGCTTTATTACAAGCAAAAACGGAAGCGCTGGATTTTATTGAAAGCCTTCCCTTTAATGTATTTTCTATTACTAAGCATGGTAAAATTTTAAATGCTAATAAAGATTTTTGTGATGTCAAAAAAGCAGATTTAATTGACACTTATCTATATGATCACATCGAAATGAGCATTTTTGAATTTTTTAAAAAAAATATAGATGCCGCCTTTAGAAATAAAGTGCCTAATCGTTTTGAGACTTCTAAATATAACTCCAAAGGAAAAAATATATTTTACAGTGTTATAGTGGCTCCTGTTTTTAATGAGTTAGGAGGTGTGTTTTCTGGAACAGTGACCATACAAGAAGTTTTTAAGACTATAACTTTTGATGAGAACGAAGAAGAGTAA
- a CDS encoding cell wall anchor protein: protein MNNFILKTLLFITFFSLNNNVFSQVGIGTIIPDASSVLDISSTEKGMLAPRMTSAQRVTIVSPAEGLLVFDIDEDLFYFYDSSAWVPLESAEKRNNYKLVKNITDLADELIAGGGSKYQLDENYMYEINGTILFDFPIDLNDAYLRGHDTGEDIILNNSGAALFSGVKGGRVKDLLINGNAQQLFDITGSGSENVIFYSVVVLGASSIGTLSNLNTVYFEVFQSLSSANGLNVSDINSFYLDKGFWPDSNGGTYLTLSGTFANVQIANGRVVADAGEVGLDVSANPVITNSASLVGVSFSGIGNHVIGYTTGTYSGYNFSTDWDVDCPGIPVERDGSATGNINLDYIVGSGASTTFTGTGTSSRKKLEGNTTSTNLFRFNSAVNNRITYEGNKKRYFSISASLSFQGNSSNNIFIFYLSKNGTIIEETKVYREVGANNDVGALPIVGTVELLPNDYVEVWVERFSGTGNLLSVSLNLVAR from the coding sequence ATGAATAACTTTATATTAAAAACACTCCTTTTTATTACTTTTTTTAGTCTAAATAATAATGTCTTTTCTCAGGTTGGAATAGGTACTATTATTCCTGATGCTTCCTCAGTATTGGATATTAGTTCTACAGAAAAAGGGATGTTAGCTCCAAGAATGACGTCAGCTCAAAGAGTAACAATAGTAAGTCCTGCTGAAGGTCTTTTAGTTTTTGATATAGACGAAGATCTCTTTTATTTTTATGATAGTAGTGCATGGGTGCCATTAGAGTCGGCAGAAAAAAGAAATAATTATAAATTGGTTAAGAATATAACAGATTTGGCTGATGAGTTAATTGCTGGTGGTGGATCAAAATATCAATTAGATGAGAATTATATGTATGAAATTAATGGTACTATACTTTTTGACTTTCCAATAGATTTAAATGATGCTTATTTACGAGGGCATGATACCGGAGAAGATATTATTTTAAATAATTCGGGTGCTGCTTTGTTTAGTGGAGTTAAAGGGGGGCGTGTAAAAGATTTACTTATTAATGGTAATGCACAGCAGTTATTTGATATTACAGGGTCAGGATCAGAAAATGTTATATTTTATAGTGTTGTTGTATTAGGGGCTTCGTCAATAGGGACTTTAAGTAATTTAAATACCGTTTATTTTGAAGTCTTTCAATCGTTGTCTTCAGCTAACGGTTTAAATGTGTCAGACATAAATAGCTTTTATTTAGATAAAGGGTTTTGGCCAGACAGTAATGGTGGTACTTATTTAACGCTCTCAGGAACATTTGCTAATGTACAAATTGCAAATGGTCGGGTCGTGGCAGATGCAGGAGAAGTGGGATTGGATGTCAGTGCTAACCCTGTAATTACTAATTCAGCATCTTTAGTTGGGGTAAGTTTTTCGGGTATAGGAAATCATGTTATTGGTTATACTACTGGCACCTATTCTGGTTATAATTTTTCAACGGATTGGGATGTAGACTGTCCAGGTATTCCTGTTGAAAGAGATGGTAGCGCTACAGGTAATATTAATTTAGATTATATAGTTGGATCAGGTGCGTCTACAACATTTACAGGCACAGGAACATCTAGTAGAAAAAAATTAGAAGGAAATACAACGTCAACTAATTTATTTAGATTTAATTCAGCAGTAAACAACAGGATTACTTATGAAGGTAATAAAAAAAGATATTTTAGTATATCTGCCAGTTTATCTTTTCAAGGTAATAGCAGTAATAATATTTTTATATTTTATTTGAGTAAAAACGGTACTATTATAGAAGAAACTAAGGTGTATAGAGAAGTCGGAGCTAATAATGATGTTGGTGCTTTACCTATAGTAGGTACTGTTGAATTATTACCCAATGACTATGTTGAAGTTTGGGTGGAACGCTTTAGCGGTACAGGAAATTTACTATCTGTATCTTTAAACTTAGTTGCGAGATAA
- a CDS encoding sensor histidine kinase: MNTTEQALKERIKELTCLYEVSSIIGNANAELLEDTLQAIVFSIKKAFQYPDYTEIEITTQTHIISTLNALDNTNIIQAEVRLFNEVKGEIKAYLFEKDNKNIAFLTEEQLLLDNIALKLGSFLERLEIQKNETSLKRQMERTDRLAILGEITAGIAHELNTPLANILGFAELLQDDLEDTKSLNDVDKIIKNAIFSREVVKKLMFFACEMPQEMNRVNLVPNIKNAINLLDATFRKEQVKYIVKIEEEDLSLRADPIQLTQIIFNLLINAIYFSPKEGLVTIEAETTENTIVLKITDEGQGLSQEDLEKVFQPFFTTKPIGEGSGLGLSVVHGIVSSHKGTITVENNKNKGATFTVTLPKH; this comes from the coding sequence ATGAATACAACAGAACAAGCTTTAAAAGAACGTATAAAAGAGCTAACATGCCTTTATGAAGTCTCGTCAATAATAGGGAATGCAAATGCAGAATTGCTAGAGGATACATTACAAGCCATTGTGTTTAGTATAAAAAAAGCATTTCAATATCCTGATTACACCGAAATTGAAATTACAACACAAACCCATATTATTTCAACTTTAAATGCACTAGACAACACTAATATTATTCAAGCAGAAGTACGATTGTTTAATGAGGTTAAAGGAGAAATAAAGGCCTATTTGTTTGAAAAAGACAACAAGAACATAGCCTTTTTAACCGAAGAGCAACTATTGTTAGATAACATTGCCCTCAAGTTAGGGAGTTTTTTAGAACGTTTAGAAATTCAGAAAAATGAAACGTCCTTAAAACGTCAAATGGAACGCACGGATCGTTTAGCTATTTTAGGCGAAATTACTGCAGGAATAGCACACGAGTTGAATACGCCTTTAGCTAATATTTTAGGTTTTGCAGAGCTACTACAAGACGATTTAGAAGATACGAAGTCTCTAAATGATGTCGATAAAATTATTAAAAACGCTATCTTTTCTAGGGAAGTGGTTAAAAAATTAATGTTTTTTGCTTGCGAAATGCCTCAAGAAATGAACCGTGTTAACTTGGTACCTAACATTAAAAATGCCATTAATTTATTAGATGCTACTTTTAGAAAAGAACAAGTTAAATATATAGTAAAAATAGAAGAAGAGGATTTGTCGTTACGGGCAGACCCAATACAGTTAACGCAAATTATTTTCAATTTATTAATTAATGCTATTTACTTTTCTCCAAAAGAAGGATTGGTTACTATAGAGGCAGAAACAACAGAAAACACTATTGTTTTGAAAATCACAGATGAAGGTCAAGGCTTGTCTCAGGAAGATTTGGAAAAAGTATTTCAGCCATTTTTCACCACTAAACCAATCGGGGAAGGTTCTGGATTAGGTTTAAGTGTTGTGCATGGTATTGTGTCTTCACACAAAGGGACTATTACCGTAGAAAACAATAAAAATAAAGGTGCTACATTTACAGTAACACTCCCAAAACACTAA